A stretch of Gemmatimonas aurantiaca T-27 DNA encodes these proteins:
- the paaD gene encoding 1,2-phenylacetyl-CoA epoxidase subunit PaaD, whose translation MVSLPPRDGGTSTGITSDVTSDATSSARPSIEQVWAWLGEVPDPEIPVISLVDLGIVRGVEWTGDGDEATLVVRITPTYSGCPATQVIAGDVKDAMAAHGIPRVVIETSLSPAWTTDWLSDVGRERLRDYGIAPPGAREDVLVSLTRRGAPVATIACPRCGSSRTRLVSEFGSTPCKAHHACLECLEPFDYFKPI comes from the coding sequence ATGGTGTCCTTGCCGCCGCGCGATGGAGGCACATCCACTGGCATCACGTCTGATGTCACATCGGATGCCACGTCGTCCGCACGCCCGTCGATCGAACAGGTGTGGGCGTGGTTGGGGGAAGTGCCCGATCCGGAGATCCCGGTGATCTCCCTCGTGGATCTTGGCATCGTGCGGGGCGTGGAATGGACAGGTGATGGGGATGAGGCCACGCTGGTGGTACGCATCACGCCCACCTATTCGGGATGCCCGGCCACGCAGGTGATCGCCGGTGACGTGAAGGACGCGATGGCGGCGCATGGCATACCCCGCGTGGTCATCGAGACGAGCCTGTCGCCGGCATGGACCACGGACTGGTTGTCGGACGTGGGCCGAGAGCGCCTGCGGGACTACGGCATTGCGCCGCCAGGCGCGCGAGAAGACGTGCTGGTGTCGCTCACGCGGCGCGGGGCACCTGTGGCAACGATTGCGTGCCCGCGCTGCGGGTCGTCGCGCACCCGGCTGGTGAGTGAGTTCGGTTCCACGCCGTGCAAGGCGCATCATGCCTGCCTCGAGTGTCTGGAACCGTTCGACTACTTCAAGCCGATCTGA
- a CDS encoding Ig-like domain-containing protein, with the protein MPALLRLPSVVAALLGAVILSACGGGGGDDGGGGGGVTPPPTPVAPTITLSTSATELAGAGASATVSATVSPTSATTSWRSETPAVATVSGSGATATITAVTPGTAIVVAEATNGSLRAEARLTVTVRPVARSIDVQPSIVSLQVGQTRTLSATVAGDAGIDTRVSWRSNTAAVATIDSTGTVTAVSPGTALMIATSRATDRTAAALLDTSTITVSAVPRVRSVTVAPTADTLLVGQSRTLAATVTADSGLARTVTWRSGNNTVVTVAIDGRVTTIASGTTTITAIATADTTVRGTATLVVRAPAVRSITVAQVAALEVGDAAQLVVTVNADSGADTRLTYVSAAPAVATVSATGRVTAIAAGSTTIAVSSVGTPTVSASTPITVRAPAFATRWTSTYDARIGEGDIVNQLTSLQSVVGNNTVLGVGGTAAGRGRAWEESAAGVWRAVDVPDGPTLRDVASTSAGTWVVGDSGRILRRTASGWAREITNTTRHLRFITMRADGAGFASGDGGLILERRDTTWDVLSDAGMPGAPSTSRDLVIAPTGRRFYMLWTPGGSWPNADVLQFNTNAWSALPRSSLAGGTSAAVALIMLPTDELLVGGSENNGFNWYVARNAGGAWQRVATSSTQTTNNSATPVLCANGDVLVSGGLGEILRYSGSLTAITMPDGSRNAGGLQACRSAQDRTVRTYSGTAGGALWRITSSTISATAYLTNNAVLSLSPTGAAWTVARGAESALRYDGQRWTPLFLGRTSTIGFANGTVNADAAGGAYFTLASVAARYSSGTLQWTTLPADLIRTWGASSDGLWGAGAASSSAGRQGLMRMVGGTWVNANVPAIATGWSFNDLHGTAADNVMAVTNSTNANRVLRWNGSTFTVDTAATTGRYDRIVVLSPTEALLYGESGILRWNGTRWQPLPQLGYVIQAMTGRAGGEYYAFTGTRGIYTLQNNQWVSVGTTPELVNDASYVGNRAMAVGQNGLVVYGVPVGSITRSAGR; encoded by the coding sequence GTGCCTGCACTCCTGCGGTTGCCTTCGGTGGTCGCTGCCCTTCTCGGCGCCGTCATCCTCTCTGCCTGCGGCGGAGGTGGTGGAGATGATGGTGGTGGTGGCGGCGGTGTCACTCCCCCGCCAACCCCGGTTGCCCCGACCATCACGCTGTCCACGTCTGCCACCGAACTGGCCGGAGCCGGCGCCAGCGCCACGGTATCGGCAACGGTTTCACCGACATCCGCCACTACGAGCTGGCGTAGTGAAACACCGGCCGTGGCCACCGTCAGCGGCTCCGGCGCCACGGCAACCATCACCGCAGTAACGCCCGGCACGGCGATCGTGGTGGCCGAAGCAACCAACGGCAGCCTGCGCGCAGAAGCTCGACTGACAGTGACCGTGCGACCCGTAGCCCGCAGCATCGATGTGCAACCGTCCATCGTGTCGTTGCAGGTGGGTCAGACACGGACGCTCTCGGCCACCGTGGCAGGTGATGCCGGTATCGACACGCGGGTGAGCTGGCGCAGCAACACCGCGGCCGTGGCCACCATCGACAGCACAGGCACCGTGACCGCCGTGTCACCCGGCACCGCGCTCATGATCGCCACCAGCCGCGCCACCGATCGCACCGCTGCCGCTCTGCTCGACACCAGCACCATCACCGTGAGCGCCGTACCGCGCGTGCGCAGTGTGACCGTCGCTCCCACCGCCGACACGCTGCTGGTGGGCCAGTCGCGCACGCTGGCGGCCACCGTCACGGCCGACAGCGGCTTGGCACGCACGGTCACGTGGCGCTCTGGCAATAACACAGTGGTAACAGTTGCCATAGATGGCCGTGTGACCACGATCGCTTCCGGCACGACCACCATCACCGCCATCGCCACCGCCGACACCACGGTGCGCGGTACGGCCACACTGGTCGTACGCGCGCCTGCGGTCCGCAGTATCACCGTGGCGCAGGTGGCTGCACTCGAAGTGGGCGACGCGGCACAACTGGTGGTCACCGTGAACGCCGACAGCGGTGCCGACACCCGCCTCACCTATGTGAGCGCCGCTCCGGCTGTCGCCACCGTCAGTGCCACCGGACGGGTCACTGCCATCGCCGCCGGCAGCACCACCATTGCCGTGAGCAGCGTCGGCACTCCTACGGTGTCAGCATCCACACCCATCACCGTGCGCGCCCCCGCGTTTGCGACTCGATGGACTTCCACGTATGACGCCCGCATTGGCGAAGGCGACATCGTCAACCAACTCACCAGCCTGCAATCGGTTGTCGGCAACAACACCGTGCTTGGCGTGGGAGGCACCGCAGCGGGACGCGGACGCGCGTGGGAGGAGTCGGCGGCCGGTGTATGGCGCGCCGTCGACGTGCCCGATGGGCCCACGTTGCGCGACGTTGCCTCCACCAGCGCGGGAACCTGGGTGGTAGGCGACAGCGGCCGCATTCTGCGGCGCACCGCCAGTGGTTGGGCGCGCGAAATCACCAACACGACACGGCATCTGCGTTTCATCACCATGCGCGCCGACGGGGCCGGCTTTGCGAGTGGTGACGGTGGCCTCATCCTCGAGCGACGCGACACCACCTGGGACGTGCTGAGTGATGCCGGCATGCCCGGCGCTCCCTCCACGTCGCGCGATCTCGTGATCGCGCCCACCGGCCGTCGCTTCTACATGCTCTGGACCCCTGGCGGATCGTGGCCCAATGCAGACGTCCTCCAGTTCAACACCAACGCCTGGTCGGCACTGCCCCGCTCTTCACTCGCCGGTGGTACATCGGCCGCCGTTGCACTGATCATGCTTCCGACGGATGAGCTGCTGGTCGGGGGATCGGAAAACAACGGGTTCAACTGGTACGTCGCGCGCAATGCCGGCGGTGCGTGGCAGCGCGTCGCGACCTCGTCCACACAAACCACCAACAACAGCGCCACGCCGGTGCTGTGCGCAAACGGCGATGTGCTGGTGAGCGGAGGTCTCGGAGAGATCCTCCGCTACAGCGGCTCACTCACCGCCATCACGATGCCGGACGGATCACGCAACGCCGGCGGGCTGCAGGCCTGCCGCAGCGCGCAAGATCGCACCGTGCGTACCTACAGCGGCACCGCCGGCGGCGCGCTGTGGCGTATCACCAGTTCGACAATCTCCGCCACAGCGTATCTCACCAACAATGCCGTGCTGTCGCTCTCGCCCACCGGCGCGGCGTGGACCGTCGCACGCGGCGCCGAGTCGGCACTGCGTTACGATGGTCAGCGATGGACACCCCTGTTCCTCGGTCGTACCTCGACCATCGGTTTTGCCAATGGCACCGTGAATGCCGATGCCGCCGGCGGTGCTTACTTCACGCTGGCCAGCGTGGCGGCGCGATACAGCAGCGGCACCCTGCAATGGACCACCCTGCCCGCCGACCTCATACGGACCTGGGGTGCATCGAGCGACGGTCTGTGGGGTGCCGGCGCTGCGTCGTCTTCCGCGGGACGACAGGGACTCATGCGCATGGTGGGTGGCACCTGGGTGAACGCGAACGTGCCGGCCATCGCCACGGGCTGGTCGTTCAATGACCTGCACGGCACCGCCGCAGACAATGTCATGGCCGTCACCAATTCCACCAACGCCAACCGCGTACTGCGCTGGAATGGCTCGACTTTCACAGTCGATACAGCCGCCACCACCGGCCGATATGATCGCATCGTAGTGTTGTCGCCCACAGAGGCGCTGCTCTATGGAGAGTCCGGTATTCTGCGCTGGAACGGCACACGGTGGCAGCCGCTGCCGCAGCTCGGGTATGTCATCCAGGCGATGACGGGACGCGCGGGAGGCGAGTATTACGCATTTACTGGCACGCGCGGCATCTACACGCTGCAGAACAACCAGTGGGTGTCGGTGGGCACCACGCCGGAGCTCGTGAACGACGCCTCGTATGTGGGCAATCGGGCCATGGCGGTGGGACAGAACGGACTCGTCGTATACGGCGTGCCGGTGGGTTCGATCACACGAAGCGCCGGGCGCTGA
- the paaC gene encoding 1,2-phenylacetyl-CoA epoxidase subunit PaaC has protein sequence MSVVVESLLRLGDNGLILSHRLSEVVGKQPILEEELASANVALDLLGQSRLWLALAGEIEGEGRDADALAFFRDVRAFRNALLVEQPNGDFAFQVARQFFFDAWHHLVLRGLTRVTDHRVRDIATKASKEVAYHVRRSGDWVVRLGDGTDESHQRMQTAVNELWPYVDELFMDDETDVAAHAAGVGVLHAPLKAAWDTLVQDTLAAATLTVPPASKWPQRGGKQGRHGEHLGYVLADLQYLQRAYPGQSW, from the coding sequence GTGAGCGTGGTGGTCGAGAGTCTCCTGCGGTTGGGCGACAACGGCTTGATCCTGTCGCATCGACTGTCGGAAGTCGTGGGCAAGCAGCCCATCCTCGAAGAAGAGCTGGCGTCGGCCAACGTGGCCCTCGACCTGCTCGGGCAGTCACGGTTGTGGCTCGCTCTCGCCGGTGAGATCGAAGGCGAAGGGCGTGACGCCGACGCGTTGGCGTTCTTCCGCGACGTACGTGCGTTCCGCAATGCGTTGCTGGTGGAACAGCCCAACGGCGATTTTGCGTTTCAGGTGGCACGGCAGTTTTTCTTTGACGCTTGGCATCATCTGGTGCTGCGTGGCCTGACGCGTGTGACCGACCATCGGGTGCGCGACATCGCCACCAAGGCGTCCAAGGAAGTGGCGTACCATGTGCGCCGCAGTGGCGACTGGGTGGTGCGTCTGGGTGATGGCACCGACGAAAGCCATCAGCGCATGCAGACGGCCGTGAACGAACTGTGGCCGTACGTCGACGAGCTGTTCATGGACGACGAAACGGATGTCGCCGCGCACGCCGCCGGTGTGGGTGTGCTGCACGCTCCGCTCAAGGCCGCATGGGACACGCTCGTGCAGGACACGCTGGCCGCCGCCACGCTCACCGTGCCGCCCGCATCCAAGTGGCCGCAGCGTGGTGGCAAGCAGGGACGGCATGGTGAACATCTCGGGTATGTGCTCGCGGATCTGCAGTATCTGCAGCGCGCGTACCCCGGGCAGTCCTGGTAA
- the paaE gene encoding 1,2-phenylacetyl-CoA epoxidase subunit PaaE, whose product MRDFHRLQVRDVQHDTRESVVVSLDVPEEMREAFQFQPGQYLTFRQTLDGEECRRSYSICSALQDGALRVSVKRVPQGLFSTWANQTLEAGVELDVMRPTGRFTVAIDPTASHHYLGIASGSGITPVLSILKSVLLGEPNSHFTLIYGNRATGSIMFREELHDLKDRFPERFSIVHLLTRETQDIDLFNGRIDGEKLEQLFGSWVNIKRIDGAFVCGPESMTVSTVAALKNAGLTSEQIKFELFTTDDSTPRRARSAEAIAANAADAHCETTITLDGRQQTFDMPRAGETVLEAGRRAGADLPYSCKAGVCSTCRAKVIEGEVEMDRCYGLEDYEVARGYILTCQSYPLTDRLVVDFDQ is encoded by the coding sequence ATGCGGGATTTTCATCGACTGCAGGTCCGTGATGTTCAGCACGACACCCGCGAATCCGTGGTGGTGTCGCTGGACGTGCCGGAAGAGATGCGCGAAGCGTTCCAGTTCCAGCCCGGTCAATACCTCACGTTCCGTCAGACGCTCGACGGCGAAGAGTGCCGACGCTCGTACTCGATCTGCTCGGCGTTGCAGGACGGCGCCCTGCGCGTGTCGGTGAAGCGCGTGCCGCAGGGGTTGTTCTCCACCTGGGCCAATCAGACACTCGAAGCCGGTGTCGAACTCGACGTGATGCGCCCCACGGGTCGCTTCACGGTGGCCATCGACCCCACGGCGTCGCATCACTATCTGGGGATCGCGAGCGGCAGCGGTATCACGCCGGTGCTGAGCATTCTCAAGTCGGTGCTGCTGGGTGAGCCGAACAGCCACTTCACGCTGATCTACGGCAATCGGGCGACCGGCTCGATCATGTTCCGCGAAGAGCTGCACGATCTCAAGGACCGCTTCCCCGAGCGATTCAGCATCGTGCACCTGCTCACGCGCGAGACACAGGATATCGATCTGTTCAACGGCCGTATCGACGGCGAAAAGCTCGAGCAGCTCTTCGGGAGCTGGGTCAACATCAAGCGCATCGACGGGGCGTTTGTGTGTGGCCCCGAGTCGATGACCGTGAGCACGGTGGCGGCGCTCAAGAACGCCGGACTCACGTCGGAGCAGATCAAGTTCGAACTGTTCACCACCGACGACAGCACGCCACGCCGCGCACGGTCCGCGGAAGCGATTGCCGCCAATGCTGCTGACGCCCATTGCGAGACCACCATCACGCTCGATGGCCGTCAGCAGACGTTCGATATGCCGCGTGCCGGCGAAACGGTGCTCGAGGCCGGCCGTCGCGCCGGCGCCGATCTGCCATATTCGTGCAAGGCCGGTGTGTGCTCAACGTGCCGCGCCAAGGTCATCGAAGGTGAAGTGGAGATGGACCGCTGCTATGGCCTCGAAGACTATGAGGTGGCACGCGGGTACATCCTCACCTGCCAGAGCTATCCGCTCACCGATCGTCTGGTGGTCGATTTCGATCAATAG
- the paaA gene encoding 1,2-phenylacetyl-CoA epoxidase subunit PaaA, with protein sequence MYAQMVNTGVSRVESREEMSPEARRFQERVDADIRIEPREWMPEAYRKTLIRQISQHAHSEIVGMLPEGNWITRAPNLERKAILLAKVQDEAGHGLYLYSAAETLGVSREELTRQLVTGEAKYSSIFNYPTLTWADIGVIGWLVDGAAIMNQIPLQRCSYGPYARAMIRVCKEESFHQRQGYASLMVLAKGSAEQKEMLQDALNRWWWPSLMMFGPPDAESVHSAQSARWKIKLFSNDELRQRFVDQTVPQAEYLGITLPDPDLRWNEERGHYDYGKIDWAEFQAVVAGNGPCNRQRMQSVNSAFYDGAWVREAAAAHATKTAERETQRAAQSHAEQKRAS encoded by the coding sequence ATGTACGCACAGATGGTGAACACCGGCGTCTCACGCGTTGAATCGCGTGAGGAGATGTCTCCCGAGGCGCGACGCTTTCAGGAGCGCGTGGACGCGGATATCCGCATCGAGCCGCGTGAGTGGATGCCCGAGGCCTATCGCAAGACGCTGATCCGTCAGATCTCACAGCACGCGCATTCCGAGATTGTTGGTATGCTGCCCGAGGGCAACTGGATCACGCGCGCGCCGAATCTGGAGCGCAAGGCGATCCTGCTGGCCAAGGTGCAGGACGAAGCTGGACACGGTCTCTATCTCTACAGCGCTGCCGAAACACTGGGTGTGTCGCGTGAAGAGCTCACCCGCCAGCTCGTGACGGGCGAGGCGAAGTATTCGAGCATCTTCAACTATCCCACGCTCACGTGGGCGGATATCGGCGTGATCGGCTGGCTGGTGGACGGCGCCGCGATCATGAACCAGATCCCGCTGCAGCGTTGCTCGTACGGCCCGTATGCCCGCGCGATGATCCGCGTCTGCAAGGAAGAGAGCTTCCATCAGCGGCAGGGTTACGCCAGCCTGATGGTGTTGGCCAAGGGTTCGGCAGAGCAGAAGGAGATGTTGCAGGACGCGCTCAACCGCTGGTGGTGGCCGTCGCTGATGATGTTCGGCCCGCCGGACGCGGAGTCGGTGCACAGCGCACAGTCGGCGCGTTGGAAGATCAAGCTGTTCTCCAATGACGAACTGCGTCAGCGCTTTGTCGACCAGACCGTGCCGCAGGCCGAATATCTCGGTATCACGCTCCCCGATCCGGACCTCCGCTGGAACGAAGAGCGCGGGCACTACGACTACGGCAAGATCGACTGGGCCGAGTTCCAGGCGGTCGTGGCCGGCAATGGTCCGTGCAACCGGCAGCGCATGCAGTCCGTGAACTCGGCCTTCTACGACGGCGCCTGGGTGCGTGAGGCCGCTGCGGCACATGCCACCAAGACCGCCGAGCGGGAAACCCAAAGGGCCGCGCAATCCCACGCCGAACAGAAGCGGGCGTCCTGA
- the paaB gene encoding 1,2-phenylacetyl-CoA epoxidase subunit PaaB: MMKEWPLFEIFIRSSHGLAHRHVGSLHAADENMALQAARDVYTRRGEGTSMWVVRSSHIVASAPEDKELNFDAADTKPYRHPTFFDVPEEVGHM, from the coding sequence CTGATGAAAGAGTGGCCGTTGTTCGAGATCTTCATCCGCAGCTCACACGGGCTCGCGCATCGTCATGTGGGCAGCCTGCACGCCGCGGATGAAAACATGGCGTTGCAGGCCGCACGCGACGTGTACACGCGCCGCGGGGAAGGCACGAGCATGTGGGTGGTGCGTTCGTCGCACATCGTTGCCAGCGCTCCCGAAGACAAGGAGCTGAACTTCGACGCGGCGGACACCAAGCCGTATCGGCACCCGACGTTCTTCGACGTGCCGGAAGAAGTGGGGCACATGTGA
- a CDS encoding ABC transporter permease, whose translation MSTSTIHDLGYRRYDGTREGWTGAWSALFWQGFRGMFGIGRSLRAKGIPVFVIVMALLPCLATVAAAAVSNGQAAIPYGLLIGSQLLLFVLFTAAQVPEVLCRDRQHGVLPLLLTRALSPRQYALARLAAVWMAVWIVATAPLLVLYVGELSIAADPAARFAEIGGRLWPVLLCGTMSAWVIGSLAAMMASLTARRGYASMLVVGFFLAVAAVAMGAEDLAALPDVVREFLDPLRALRTMAMLLFGETTRAMELNPPPSVPVFVLVFIVVGALASLVAMRRLERVDA comes from the coding sequence GTGAGTACCTCCACCATTCACGACCTCGGCTATCGTCGGTACGACGGCACGCGTGAAGGATGGACAGGGGCCTGGTCGGCGCTGTTCTGGCAGGGATTCCGCGGCATGTTCGGCATTGGACGCTCGTTGCGGGCGAAAGGCATTCCGGTGTTTGTGATCGTGATGGCGTTGCTGCCCTGTCTGGCCACGGTGGCGGCTGCGGCGGTGTCGAATGGACAGGCCGCGATTCCGTACGGACTGCTGATCGGCTCGCAGTTGCTGCTGTTTGTGCTGTTCACGGCGGCGCAGGTACCGGAAGTGTTGTGCCGTGATCGACAGCATGGGGTGTTGCCGTTGTTGCTCACCCGGGCTCTCTCGCCACGTCAGTATGCGCTGGCGCGACTGGCGGCGGTGTGGATGGCCGTGTGGATCGTGGCAACCGCGCCATTGCTGGTGTTGTATGTGGGAGAGCTTTCGATTGCGGCCGATCCGGCGGCACGATTTGCCGAAATTGGCGGGCGTCTGTGGCCCGTGTTGCTCTGCGGCACCATGAGCGCGTGGGTGATCGGCTCGTTGGCAGCGATGATGGCGAGCCTCACGGCACGACGTGGATATGCGTCGATGCTGGTGGTGGGGTTCTTCCTCGCGGTGGCGGCTGTGGCGATGGGCGCTGAAGATCTTGCGGCGCTGCCGGATGTCGTGCGCGAATTCCTCGATCCGCTGCGCGCACTGCGTACGATGGCCATGCTGTTGTTTGGTGAAACGACGCGGGCCATGGAGCTCAATCCGCCGCCATCGGTGCCCGTGTTTGTGCTGGTGTTCATCGTGGTCGGTGCGTTGGCGTCGCTGGTGGCCATGCGTCGTCTCGAACGGGTGGATGCATGA
- the paaX gene encoding phenylacetic acid degradation operon negative regulatory protein PaaX: MEGSATNSMITRWARQFLRDEPPRATSLVVTVFGDAIAPHGGSAWLRTLIDLMDTFGINERAVRTSVYRLAEDAWLEAQRQGRQSRYALTESGVRRFMLASRRIYHPGLPTWDGQWILVLIPRGAEVMASRTDLRRELAWEGFATVTPGLLAHPQGDTTRLRELLDELGVRDDAFVVRAQDLPGVAARELSQLASYWPLESVATQYRDFLARFEPIAEVAGKADACSPRQAFLIRTLLVHAYRRVVLHDPRLPAAMLPADWPGRTAYALSRRLYLAVTPGAEAYLIDALGEDGGLVNAEFRDRFTQTW, from the coding sequence GTGGAAGGTTCGGCCACGAATTCGATGATCACGCGGTGGGCCCGTCAGTTCCTCCGCGACGAGCCTCCGCGTGCGACGTCGCTGGTGGTGACGGTGTTCGGCGATGCCATCGCGCCGCACGGCGGCTCGGCGTGGCTGCGCACGCTCATCGACTTGATGGACACGTTCGGCATCAACGAGCGGGCGGTGCGTACCAGTGTGTATCGCCTGGCAGAGGACGCGTGGCTGGAGGCGCAGCGGCAGGGTCGGCAGAGTCGCTACGCACTGACGGAATCCGGCGTGCGCCGCTTCATGTTGGCGTCGCGGCGCATCTATCACCCGGGCCTTCCCACCTGGGATGGGCAATGGATTCTGGTGCTGATTCCGCGCGGGGCGGAGGTGATGGCGTCGCGCACGGACCTCCGGCGTGAGCTGGCCTGGGAGGGATTTGCGACCGTCACGCCGGGATTGTTGGCCCATCCTCAGGGCGACACTACCCGGTTGCGTGAGCTGCTCGACGAACTGGGGGTGCGCGACGACGCCTTCGTGGTGCGGGCACAGGATCTGCCCGGCGTGGCGGCACGGGAGCTGTCGCAGTTGGCGAGCTATTGGCCGCTCGAGTCTGTGGCGACGCAGTACCGCGATTTTCTGGCACGCTTCGAGCCAATCGCGGAGGTGGCTGGGAAGGCCGATGCCTGTTCGCCGCGGCAGGCGTTTCTCATCCGGACACTGTTGGTGCACGCCTATCGCCGAGTGGTGTTGCACGATCCGCGTCTCCCGGCGGCGATGCTCCCCGCGGACTGGCCTGGCCGGACGGCGTACGCCCTGAGCCGGCGTCTCTATCTGGCGGTGACGCCAGGTGCTGAAGCCTATCTGATAGATGCGCTGGGCGAGGATGGCGGGTTGGTGAATGCGGAGTTCCGGGATCGTTTTACGCAAACGTGGTGA
- a CDS encoding ABC transporter ATP-binding protein: MSSPLIDARALSRRYGAVLALDRFTVSIAPGITGLVGANGAGKSTFIRILLGLVTPSAGEVSVLGHDVRSARANIRALVGYMPEHDCLPPDMSAAEFTTFMGRLSGLPAHAARERSAEVLRHVGLFEERYRPIGSYSTGMAQRVKLAQALVHDPRVLILDEPTNGLDPAGREEMLALIRRTGREFGISVLLSSHLLGELERICDGIVQMDGGRLVRAESIDELTGETGDLLVDVDGDLARFAAALRTRVHTAADVVVQRHQVQVRPLAGASFDHIADAVRDAAVESDVGLLRMERARARLDDLFRDATDQPSVAS, from the coding sequence ATGTCCTCGCCCCTGATCGACGCGCGCGCGCTCAGTCGCCGCTATGGCGCCGTGTTGGCGCTCGATCGATTCACCGTGTCCATCGCGCCGGGTATCACGGGGCTCGTGGGCGCCAATGGCGCCGGCAAGAGTACGTTCATTCGCATTCTGCTGGGCCTGGTGACGCCGAGTGCGGGTGAGGTGAGTGTGTTGGGGCACGACGTGCGATCGGCGCGCGCGAACATCCGCGCGCTCGTGGGCTACATGCCCGAGCACGATTGCCTGCCGCCTGACATGAGTGCGGCGGAGTTCACCACCTTCATGGGGCGTCTGAGCGGTCTGCCGGCCCATGCCGCGCGCGAGCGCAGCGCCGAGGTGCTGCGGCATGTGGGGTTGTTCGAGGAACGCTACCGCCCCATCGGCAGCTACTCCACCGGCATGGCGCAGCGCGTGAAGCTCGCGCAGGCGCTGGTGCACGATCCGCGTGTGCTCATTCTGGACGAACCCACCAATGGTCTCGATCCCGCCGGGCGCGAGGAGATGCTGGCGTTGATCCGCCGCACGGGCCGGGAGTTCGGCATATCGGTGTTGCTGTCGTCACACCTGCTGGGTGAACTCGAACGCATTTGCGATGGCATCGTGCAAATGGATGGCGGGCGTCTTGTGCGTGCCGAATCGATCGACGAACTGACCGGTGAAACGGGCGACCTGCTGGTGGATGTGGATGGTGATCTCGCGCGGTTTGCGGCAGCGCTGCGGACGCGCGTGCATACCGCGGCCGATGTGGTCGTGCAGCGGCATCAGGTGCAGGTTCGCCCGTTGGCCGGTGCCTCGTTCGATCACATTGCCGATGCCGTGCGTGACGCGGCGGTGGAGTCGGACGTAGGATTGCTGCGGATGGAGCGCGCCCGCGCACGACTCGACGACTTGTTTCGTGATGCCACGGACCAGCCGAGCGTCGCGTCGTGA
- a CDS encoding ABC transporter ATP-binding protein, whose amino-acid sequence MSAASIAPLVFEGVSHWYGDVVAVNDVSAVVEPGITGLLGPNGAGKSTLLQLAAGVQAPSSGRVKVFGESPMGRPSVFARLGIVPEREALPPTLSARAFVEARATLLGMHDVRAAAATALATVELDEVADRAVEGFSKGMRQRVKLAAAMVHEPDVLLLDEPFNGLDPRQRAHMMQLLEHRAAAGTTILLSSHILEEIEGVASRMLVMVAGRLAASGDHRTLRRLMTDRPHTVRIRASDPRMLASVLVTLPDVIGVEIHGTQVLVRTADHAVLARQLVRAAQVCNVTLHAVQPADESLEHVFAYLVNR is encoded by the coding sequence ATGAGCGCCGCGAGCATCGCGCCACTGGTGTTCGAGGGTGTTTCACATTGGTACGGCGATGTAGTGGCCGTGAACGATGTGTCCGCCGTGGTGGAGCCGGGTATCACGGGACTGTTGGGCCCCAATGGTGCCGGCAAGAGCACACTGCTGCAGCTCGCCGCCGGTGTGCAGGCACCATCGTCGGGCCGGGTGAAGGTGTTTGGTGAGTCGCCGATGGGGCGCCCGTCGGTGTTTGCGCGCCTTGGCATTGTGCCGGAGCGCGAGGCACTCCCGCCGACGTTGAGTGCGCGGGCCTTCGTGGAGGCACGTGCCACGTTGTTGGGTATGCATGACGTGCGCGCTGCGGCTGCAACTGCACTGGCCACCGTGGAGCTCGATGAGGTGGCGGATCGGGCGGTGGAAGGGTTCAGCAAGGGCATGCGACAGCGGGTGAAGCTGGCGGCGGCCATGGTCCATGAACCCGATGTGTTGTTGCTCGACGAGCCATTCAATGGGCTCGATCCACGGCAGCGTGCTCACATGATGCAGTTGCTGGAGCACCGTGCGGCGGCTGGTACGACGATCCTGCTGTCCAGTCACATTCTCGAAGAGATCGAGGGGGTGGCGTCTCGCATGCTGGTGATGGTGGCCGGGCGATTGGCGGCGAGTGGAGATCACCGCACGTTGCGTCGTCTCATGACGGATCGGCCGCATACGGTGCGGATACGGGCCAGTGATCCCCGGATGCTCGCGTCGGTGCTGGTGACGTTGCCGGACGTGATCGGTGTGGAGATTCATGGTACGCAGGTTCTGGTGCGGACGGCGGATCATGCGGTGTTGGCACGACAGCTCGTGCGTGCCGCCCAGGTGTGCAATGTGACGTTGCATGCGGTGCAGCCGGCCGACGAGTCGCTCGAGCACGTCTTCGCCTATCTGGTGAACCGATGA